A genomic region of Cannabis sativa cultivar Pink pepper isolate KNU-18-1 chromosome 1, ASM2916894v1, whole genome shotgun sequence contains the following coding sequences:
- the LOC115705214 gene encoding histone H1 isoform X1, whose protein sequence is MDTFPQPAAPPPPPSQSLLTGTAATGIAAPIITGHSAPIPFTAPGFTVNSTVNTIPFSGYAEAQSTLNHSVANPSPNPGVVPGHGLSAVPSHPPYAEMIFAAIGALKEKNGSSKKAIAKYIEQAYTGLPPTHPSLLANHLKRLKNSGLLAMIKKSYILPTDSSVAAATAAATASPLPSPGSHRGRGRPPKAKPDPNALPAVQPNTQPITQPAVQFNGHTDQPAAQSSSQPVLVALGLVDDPNPSSVKKRPGRPKKGISAGVVAQGSPVGQGTPGSLKRGRGRPPGSKGKMSGPRLSKKSPGRPPKPKSVSAVQGPKRGPGRPSKAEPKTMIIPYASNEPIVNEVDHNNTPTVLSVPPRSRGRPKRFADAAGSPASFRSLSGRRRGRPSKVAGISKLNNSSGRPVGRPKKSTIVATELLVAANADLKRKFEFVQTKIKQTVGMLKPNLSHESPATLIAAVQELEELAVLDVNAPLREEVQQPL, encoded by the exons ATGGACACATTTCCACAACCAGCAGCACCGCCACCGCCACCATCACAATCACTGCTCACTGGCACTGCTGCTACAGGCATTGCTGCTCCCATCATCACTGGCCATTCAGCTCCCATCCCTTTCACTGCCCCCGGTTTTACAGTTAACAGTACTGTGAATACCATTCCTTTCAGTGGTTATGCAGAAGCTCAAAGTACCTTAAATCACTCTGTTGCTAATCCCTCTCCAAACCCTGGTGTCGTTCCTGGACATGGTTTATCTGCGGTCCCAAGTCATCCTCCATATGCTGAG ATGATATTTGCAGCAATCGGGGCACTAAAAGAGAAAAATGGGTCTAGCAAAAAGGCCATAGCCAAGTACATTGAGCAAGCATATACTGGTCTGCCACCTACTCACCCGTCCCTATTGGCAAATCATCTCAAGCGTTTGAAAAACAGTGGTCTTCTTGCTATGATCAAGAAGTCTTATATTCTCCCCACCGATTCTTCAGTTGCTGCTGCAACTGCTGCTGCAACAGCTTCACCTCTTCCTAGCCCTGGATCTCATAGAGGCCGAGGACGTCCTCCCAAGGCCAAGCCTGATCCCAATGCCCTGCCTGCCGTGCAGCCTAATACACAACCTATTACCCAGCCCGCTGTTCAATTCAATGGCCACACTGACCAGCCGGCTGCTCAGTCCAGTTCTCAGCCAGTGCTGGTTGCTCTTGGGCTCGTTGACGATCCCAATCCTTCGTCAGTCAAGAAAAGGCCTGGACGTCCAAAAAAGGGCATTTCAGCTGGGGTTGTAGCACAAGGTAGTCCTGTAGGACAAGGTACTCCTGGATCCCTGAAAAGGGGACGGGGTCGTCCACCAGGTTCTAAAGGTAAAATGTCTGGGCCTAGATTGTCTAAGAAGAGCCCAGGGCGTCCTCCAAAGCCTAAATCTGTTTCGGCAGTCCAAGGACCAAAGAGGGGGCCTGGACGTCCATCAAAAGCAGAGCCTAAGACAATGATCATTCCATATGCTAGTAATGAGCCTATTGTTAATGAAGTTGATCATAACAATACTCCTACTGTATTATCTGTACCTCCTAGATCCAGGGGGCGACCAAAGAGGTTTGCAGATGCTGCTGGTAGCCCTGCTAGTTTTAGAAGCTTGTCAGGTAGGCGTCGTGGCCGACCATCTAAGGTTGCTGGCATCAGTAAATTGAACAATTCTTCTGGCAGGCCTGTGGGCCGGCCAAAAAAG AGCACAATTGTGGCAACTGAATTGCTGGTGGCTGCAAATGCGGATCTGAAGCGAAAATTTGAATTTGTT CAAACAAAAATCAAGCAAACTGTTGGCATGCTAAAGCCTAACTTATCTCATGAAAGTCCTGCTACTTTAATTGCGGCAGTACAAGAACTAGAAGAGCTCGCTGTGCTAGATGTCAATGCTCCCTTAAGAGAAGAAGTTCAACAGCCTCTGTGA
- the LOC115705214 gene encoding histone H1 isoform X2, with translation MDTFPQPAAPPPPPSQSLLTGTAATGIAAPIITGHSAPIPFTAPGFTVNSTVNTIPFSGYAEAQSTLNHSVANPSPNPGVVPGHGLSAVPSHPPYAEMIFAAIGALKEKNGSSKKAIAKYIEQAYTGLPPTHPSLLANHLKRLKNSGLLAMIKKSYILPTDSSVAAATAAATASPLPSPGSHRGRGRPPKAKPDPNALPAVQPNTQPITQPAVQFNGHTDQPAAQSSSQPVLVALGLVDDPNPSSVKKRPGRPKKGISAGVVAQGSPVGQGTPGSLKRGRGRPPGSKGKMSGPRLSKKSPGRPPKPKSVSAVQGPKRGPGRPSKAEPKTMIIPYASNEPIVNEVDHNNTPTVLSVPPRSRGRPKRFADAAGSPASFRSLSGRRRGRPSKVAGISKLNNSSGRPVGRPKKEHNCGN, from the exons ATGGACACATTTCCACAACCAGCAGCACCGCCACCGCCACCATCACAATCACTGCTCACTGGCACTGCTGCTACAGGCATTGCTGCTCCCATCATCACTGGCCATTCAGCTCCCATCCCTTTCACTGCCCCCGGTTTTACAGTTAACAGTACTGTGAATACCATTCCTTTCAGTGGTTATGCAGAAGCTCAAAGTACCTTAAATCACTCTGTTGCTAATCCCTCTCCAAACCCTGGTGTCGTTCCTGGACATGGTTTATCTGCGGTCCCAAGTCATCCTCCATATGCTGAG ATGATATTTGCAGCAATCGGGGCACTAAAAGAGAAAAATGGGTCTAGCAAAAAGGCCATAGCCAAGTACATTGAGCAAGCATATACTGGTCTGCCACCTACTCACCCGTCCCTATTGGCAAATCATCTCAAGCGTTTGAAAAACAGTGGTCTTCTTGCTATGATCAAGAAGTCTTATATTCTCCCCACCGATTCTTCAGTTGCTGCTGCAACTGCTGCTGCAACAGCTTCACCTCTTCCTAGCCCTGGATCTCATAGAGGCCGAGGACGTCCTCCCAAGGCCAAGCCTGATCCCAATGCCCTGCCTGCCGTGCAGCCTAATACACAACCTATTACCCAGCCCGCTGTTCAATTCAATGGCCACACTGACCAGCCGGCTGCTCAGTCCAGTTCTCAGCCAGTGCTGGTTGCTCTTGGGCTCGTTGACGATCCCAATCCTTCGTCAGTCAAGAAAAGGCCTGGACGTCCAAAAAAGGGCATTTCAGCTGGGGTTGTAGCACAAGGTAGTCCTGTAGGACAAGGTACTCCTGGATCCCTGAAAAGGGGACGGGGTCGTCCACCAGGTTCTAAAGGTAAAATGTCTGGGCCTAGATTGTCTAAGAAGAGCCCAGGGCGTCCTCCAAAGCCTAAATCTGTTTCGGCAGTCCAAGGACCAAAGAGGGGGCCTGGACGTCCATCAAAAGCAGAGCCTAAGACAATGATCATTCCATATGCTAGTAATGAGCCTATTGTTAATGAAGTTGATCATAACAATACTCCTACTGTATTATCTGTACCTCCTAGATCCAGGGGGCGACCAAAGAGGTTTGCAGATGCTGCTGGTAGCCCTGCTAGTTTTAGAAGCTTGTCAGGTAGGCGTCGTGGCCGACCATCTAAGGTTGCTGGCATCAGTAAATTGAACAATTCTTCTGGCAGGCCTGTGGGCCGGCCAAAA AAAGAGCACAATTGTGGCAACTGA
- the LOC115704789 gene encoding NADPH:quinone oxidoreductase — protein MEKPIIKLKVAALCGSLRKASFHRGLITSAIELSKDPIFNGLLEIEYIDISPLPMLNTDLEVHGTYPPPVEAFRRKILEADSFLFASPEYNYSVTAPLKNAMDWASRPPNVWGDKAAAIVSAGGDFGGGRSQYHLRQIGIYLDIHFINKPEFFLNAFKSPMPFDSDGNLIDQSSKERLKEVLLALQAFTLRLKAK, from the exons ATGGAGAAACCAATAATCAAACTCAAAGTAGCGGCTTTGTGTGGTTCTCTTCGTAAAGCCTCCTTTCATCGTGGACTTATTACTTCTG CGATTGAGTTGAGCAAGGACCCAATTTTCAATGGGTTATTAGAGATTGAGTACATAGATATCTCGCCTTTGCCCATGCTCAACACTGATCTCGAGGTCCATGGAACTTATCCGCCGCCCGTCGAAGCTTTCCGCCGAAAAATTCTAGAAGCTGATAGCTTTCTCTTTGCCTCACCGGAGTACAATTACTCCGTCACTG CACCTTTGAAGAATGCAATGGATTGGGCATCTAGGCCACCAAATGTATGGGGTGACAAAGCTGCAGCCATTGTGAGTGCTGGAGGGGATTTCGGGGGCGGTCGATCGCAATACCATCTTCGTCAAATCGGAATTTACCTAGACATTCACTTCATCAACAAGCCTGAGTTTTTCTTGAATGCATTCAAATCTCCTATGCCATTTGATAGTGATGGCAATTTGATTGATCAATCCTCTAAGGAGAGGTTAAAAGAAGTTCTTTTAGCTCTTCAAGCATTTACTTTGCGCCTTAAAGCTAAATAA
- the LOC115706385 gene encoding NADPH:quinone oxidoreductase: MEVSTLKPIIKVAALCGSLRKGSYNYGLISSAIEMSKESIFKGLLEIEYIDISPLPMLNTDLEVNGTFPPAVQAFRRKILEADSYIFASPEYNFSVTAPLKNAMDWASRPPNVWGDKAAAIVSAGGQWGGGRSHYHLRQIGVFLDIHFINKPEFYLDALTPPQPFDSDGNLIDEPSKERLKQVLLSLQSFTLRLKAK; encoded by the exons atggaaGTCTCAACTTTGAAGCCAATAATCAAAGTAGCAGCATTGTGTGGTTCTCTTCGTAAAGGCTCCTATAACTATGGACTTATTAGTTCTG CGATTGAAATGAGCAAGGAGTCAATATTCAAAGGGTTATTAGAGATAGAGTACATAGACATCTCGCCATTGCCAATGCTCAATACTGATCTCGAGGTCAATGGGACTTTTCCGCCCGCCGTCCAAGCTTTCCGCCGGAAAATTCTTGAAGCTGATAGTTACATCTTTGCCTCGCCGGAGTACAACTTCTCCGTCACCG CACCTCTGAAGAATGCAATGGATTGGGCATCTAGGCCACCAAATGTATGGGGTGACAAAGCTGCAGCCATTGTGAGCGCCGGAGGCCAATGGGGGGGCGGCCGATCGCATTATCATCTTCGCCAAATTGGAGTTTTCCTTGATATTCACTTCATCAACAAACCTGAGTTTTACTTGGATGCATTAACACCTCCTCAGCCATTTGATAGTGATGGAAATTTGATTGATGAACCCTCCAAAGAGAGGTTGAAGCAagttcttctttctcttcaatcATTTACTTTGCGTCTCAAAGCAAAATGA